Within Anopheles nili chromosome 3, idAnoNiliSN_F5_01, whole genome shotgun sequence, the genomic segment GCCGGAAATTCGCTCGATCATCTTAGTGGTAGCGCTGGTGGCGCCCTCTATACCCGTCCAACGGCGGCTAGTAACGTGCAGTACTACACACCGTCCACGTTGACGTTCGGTGAGGGTCCAACATCGACACCGAAAACACCGCTAGGAGCCACCGGAAAGCCGGCGTACGATGCGGATCATTACACGTCCCCAACGGGAAAACCATCGACGTCCTACAACACGCCCTTTAACTCTGGAAACCCACGACATCCGGCCGCTGTGAACGAGGAGTACTTCAACCTAGCGAAAACGAAGAAACCCACCACGACGACGGTGCCCCCAACAACGGCTAACTATCCGTTCCGATCGTACGGTAGCACGCGTCAGTTTGACTTCCGCCCGATGCCGGAACAGAAGCTCCCACCGGCATTCTACGCACCTGAGGAGGATGACTCGGCGACGACACTTctcgcgacgacgacgacgaccacgacggAACGTCCAACGACGATCCAGCAGCACTTTGAAGCGGAACGGATGCGTACGCACTTCCGGGAGGAGAACTTCCGCGGACGTCGACCACATCACCCACAAACCACACCGAGTGTGGGCCAACAGGAGGCACAGTTTGTGCACAAGTTCAAGCTGGTTGATTCGGTGAGACCAAAACCACAGGCTGGTTCCTCATCCGTGGTGGATCATGGCTTCCTGGACTTCTTTGGTCCATCATCTCAGCAGCAAACGAGCTCTCACGGAGATGAGATGGTCCGGACGACGATCACGACGAGTCTGCCGGGTGGTGGATCCATCCGTAACAGCTATTATAGCACCGGAAGTGGTCTAAACGAGGATGTGGGCCCCAACCGACACAGTAAGTACGTGAGCACGTATTATAGTCCATCGACGACGAGTGCTGGAACAACGGCACCGACGACACCGGTACCACCGACAACCTCGCAGGATGCATTCTTCCGGGACTTTGAGCACCGCAGTAAGTTCTTTGAGCGTGAACCCAAGTTCGAGAGTGCTTTCCCGACGACACTTGGCACGACTTCCGGTCCGAGCTACATCAACAAGTACCGGTACGAAACGGACACGTACAGTGACGCCCCGCGGTACTCCGTCGAGGTGATCACGACGAGTGAACCATCCACCGGACCACCGGTGGAGTCGACGACGGAACAGCAACACTACAGCATCCCGTCAGAGTTGCCACCGATCAGTGCCAACCTGCCGGGGCTTGTAAACGCGTTGATGGATGACCAATGGTCACCGAAGACACCGGGTGCTGTTGCGGGTAATACGCGTGGTTCCAACTTCCGGAAACAGTTACACCGCACAACGACACAAGGTTCGGAGGTGTACGATGGTGAAACGATCACAACGACCACCACTAGAAGACCGCTTCAGCGTGGACGACGACCACATCCTTCACGCacgacaccggcaccggatgcCACATCGGGCGCGGGTGAATATTCGAGCACTCGAGCACCGGTTTCACGGTCACGATCACGATACGTCCCCAACAATGAGGAACGACCGGCTTCACGTGGACGTAGCAGGAGTCGCACGACGACACCACGTGGTCCTCGCAAGGAAGAAGAGAACCTCGACTACCAGCGTgatgttttgaaacaaaactacCCTGTCATAAGGCCACAGGGTGGTTCTGCTCCGAATACGACACCCGTTACGTCACTACCACCAACGACGGTGTCGACAACACCCTCGACTACGCTGCAGGAGGTGTACGAAGAACCAGCAGAGCGGCTTATCTCGACGACGCTCGCCAATGAGGTCCCACAAGAGGCCGCTGTTGATcctcaacagcaacaggtgACACGTAAATACTCCACGTACTACACCGAGCCAGCGTTTGAACCGGAAATGACAGCTGTCACCACGGTTGTGCCACCACAAACATCAAACTATTACGTGCCGGTGTACAGCACGGCACGCTCACTACCAAccaccgaagaagaagaagagtatACCCGTCCGAAAGAAGTGATCCCGTTACAACGTGATCCGGAGCCAGTGGTTCATTCAGTCGTTCCTCTGCGCTCTGCACCTGAAGCGCCCTCTGGCGGATCACCCCAGTACCAACCGGTGACGGAAAGTGACGAAAAGCTAACGACCGCTTACGGCCAACTACTCGAAGATGCGATGGAACTGAAGAAGCTGGAAGTACCGGTACGACCCCGCCGGCCAGGACTCGTGTCACGCCAACGGGACccgcaacaaacacacgcttcACGCACGACCACGGAACGTACGACGACGTACCGCACAACGACACCCGAACCGGCAACCGGTCCTGGTGTGGGTTCATCCCGTACGGCTTCCGGCCGTCGCCCCGCGTTCGTGCGACGACCATCGCGACTGTACGCGACCACGACCGCTAGCCCGGCGCCAACAACGACCGCAGGATACGGTGGCGATCAACCACCGGTATCCACGCAAGGATCCTACACCGTACGTGACATCCGGAGGCTCGAGTGGGTTGTCAAGAAGGGGCCACTAAACTAAcggttcgatttcgttttGCAGGTGCGTACGAAGAACCGCCAGGATATCCTGCGAGGCCGAACACGGCGCCCAACGACCACGACCGAACCGACGGTGGCCGCAACGACCGCCTCTCCGGAGGCTCCGGTCACGCGAGCTTTTGGACGAGGCAGCAGCTTGCGGCGCGTTTCACCGACACTGCGTTCCCGGCAGGAGGTTTGTGCTTGATTGGAATTCCTAACCTAACAAAACTGATCTAATTGTTCCTCTGCATGTTTCCAACAGCAAAGCGCCGCTGCCACGACACAGCAACCGACCAGCACCCCGGCACCACAGAGTAGCAGTGGGCCACGGTTCCGTATTCGCGAACGCACCCGGTTCAATCTGCAACCGCAGGAATCGCAGTGGTCTACCAAGCTGAATCAGAACTCCTTCCAGCCGGTGCTGAAGTCGGAATCACGTGCCAACGATCTGGAGGAGCAGGAGCACGTGTcgacggaaccggaaccggagatTGTAACCGCGGCCCGGGAGAACGAGATGTACCTTTTGAACGTGTCCGCTAACTACGGGCGGAAGGAAAGCGACCAGGAAGCGCCCGCTGAGGACAGCACAGAGAATAGGTAGGTGTGATGGATCATGGCGGGTATTTAAGGGATTTCAACTCGAGAGAAGTTCAATATTATGGAACCGGAAATTATTCCCCCTCCAACTGCGTAGTGTTCCCTCGTTTGCGGATCTGCTGAACGACGTCATGAAGGATTTCATCGACgacagcaagcagcagcaaaaacccgACCCGGAGAGTGACGAAAAGGACCAGGTCAGCAGCGAGGAGCGTCCGCAACGCCGCCCAGTCGCCAACTTCCGCAACAACTTCCTGCGCAAGCGCAGCCGCTCGAAGGTGATCGATTCGTTCGAAACGGCCGAATCGCAGCACATCAACCAGGCCGCCCACCAGGTGTACAACGGTCCGTCCGGTTACGGAGAACCGCTCAAGAGCATCGATCAGGTTGGTTTTTCGGGCAAAAATCTACCACCGAAGGACGACCACACGAAGCGCACGGACGAGCAGGAGGAGAACACGGCCCAGGAGGAAGCCACGGTGGCCCCTGCAGGGGACGAACCGCGAGAAACCGAAACGGAGGAAGCTTCGGTTGAGCTTGTGACCGTCGTCCTGCCGGAAGATGCGCACGCATCCCAAACGACCACCGTCAGTCCAACGGAAGAAGTGTCCACGTTGGCAAATGCGTTCCACACCACGACGACGAGCTTGCcaccgcagcagcaggacCGTGGTGAGGTTTCGAACACCGTCGAACCAGTTGTGGAAGATGCCGAACCAACCGTCGGTTCCGCGGAAGAAGATCCGGCCGCGGACAAGAACGTCGGAGATGGGATTTTTGCGGACGTGAAGAAAACGATCTCCGATCTGTACGAGATGGCCGAACATGATGCCGAAACGGAGGAGATGGTTGATGGTGGCGTCGATGACGTGGAACAAGACGATTTGCAATCGACGGACGAACCGTTGGCCGGTGGGGATGCgaacggtgatgatgatggcgctACGGCCACGGATGAGAGCCCGAGCGAAACGCAGTACATTGCAGTGACCGCGGAACCGCCAACGTTCGTTAACCCGATGGGTTCGCTCGTCATTCCCACGTCCGTGTCGAACGGGATCACGCATGAGACGGAGATCTGCTACCGGGGCCGCTGCATAAAGACGGAGGACGAcaagcggaagcggaagttCAAATTAAACTAAGGGGGATGGGCACGGTCTGCCGGAATGCATCCACGCAACCCCAAAACCAGCGGGTTGCGgatgtctgtgtgtgtgtcgatagTCTGTAATAAGTGTAGAgtcttatttattttagtaccTAGCTCAATAAAGAATGAACGAATCAAGTCCACCAAACGTTCGCATAATAACGAGAGACAGCCCACGTGTACCGTAAATTCTGAGGGGATGGGATTCACTTACGATTGcaaggctgtttttttttgattaaacAATACGGTATGTGggtttagttttatttatacacCTAAAACGACGTGGCTACgcttcatcatcgtcgtcctgcTCCATCGcatcctcatcctcatcctcatcatcatcgtcgtcgtcgtcttcctcatcatcatcttcgtcctCGCTCATTGCTTCAGCAGATTTCTTCGTGCTCTTGGCGGGCGTTTGctttgccttctttttcgtcttcttcgaCACTTCGATGTCTCGTTTGGTGATTTCCTCGAAGCCGTCCTTCTTTGTGTAGCAACAGTTGATGATTACCTTAAACTTTGCCATCGGTTTGTTGAGCAGCTTCAAAATTCGCGCCTGTTCCGGTGTCAGCAGCTTGCCCTTCTCGCAAACCGTGTACTCTTTGTACAGCGTCACGATACCACGATCCAGCTTTGTCGGCATACCGAGCGACCGGAGATGGGGCTCGATGGCGTGCGAAAAATCTTCCATCGGACCCGGCTCCAGTTTAACGGTTTTCGTCGCTCGGAATCCGCTTCGAGCGAACTCTTCGACTTGGTACGATTCGAACCACTCCACGACCGTCTTTTTGCTTTCGGACGTGAACAGCAGCCCGCACTGGCCGATCATCTGTTCGCGCAGGAGTTCCATGCCCTTTTCCAGCTTTGTGGGAGCGCTGCTCTCGTCATCGCTGATCAACTTCAGGCCCAGCTGCATGACGCGATTCTTGCCGAAAAAGAACCGTGAAcctttccattccgttcgcaCGTCTTTCAGCTTACTGTTGCGCATGTTTTGTACGGAGAACAGGAATACGTTTGCGTACTTTTCGCGGCATTGCTGTATGTCCTCGATGATCTGTTGTTTGTTGGACAGCCCTTTCCGGTCGGTCTTGGTGAGCGAGACTACAAAATAAGCAAATTGCAGGGGTTATTACAGTGCCACGGTACATCAGCTTCAATTCTTTACAACGGGAACCTACCCTTTTTATCTCGTTTTGACTTCGGCATGCTGGCGGATAGGTGAAcagaatttaaaataaactatTATAACACTAGAACAACGTTGCGCCAGTTTAATCTTTACCTAGGCGCTTAAAAACATGTGAGAATGCGGCACGCAATAGTTGACAGTTCTGTATTTGACAGCTGAGTGCATCgcacacgaaaacaaacgtCGTCAGCTCATCTAGAGCAGTTATAAAcatgaaaaattattcattgaaataaaatacatacaTATTTTAAAGCACTCATGTTTAAGATTGTTTTAAAGATTATTAACCTAATTAATCATTCCTCTGgtttgataaaaaatcaacccatACAGCTGTATTAGCGGCTGCGCACCCAGTACTGTCAAACGACCGCTCAATagggttgaaaatgaaaacgccAATGCTCTCACCTTCCAGCCGAACATCTTCacatagatggcgctgcgcGCTCACGATTGAAATAACGTCAAATCGGGTGGAAGAGAGTTTGTCAAAAACGCGAAATCAAGTTGAATAAGAGCCGTGTAAAAAGTAGCGTGTGCCATTATTTTGTACGTTAACTATTGCCCCTTCTTACCAAAAGTAAGTAAATCTCCCACAGCTAACTCACGGCACCGGGCAAGGGAACACGGCACGGCTTGACCCGCCCCGGATGGTGAAGCTTGGCAGCATTTTTCGGGGCGAAGAAAATCGAAGCATAACTCGGGCGGAAAATTTTCTCCCGGTGTGACGCATccggcgcacacacacacacacaccccgtgTGCTAGGGGTTGT encodes:
- the LOC128724503 gene encoding mucin-5AC, with translation MKGPALGWLVLLVVSSLSTARAGERWSRQLTEFTGGPTVTGNDWIPLSRPGSERQAGARVLNYFAAPQQPFLDSTAQPQQHHFTFLNHQFPQSNRFLLQQPAGPQPGPQPQQELLEQPFHLSAFQRTPPFVGQTIQHPPPPPPPPQQVTNPFEQQFLGKSPLSEALIQDDKQQQQQQQSILDQPFSYQHVRQPELEGGQPQQPQGPPGGAVSQEEVQLLYVPVETLYNQQKPGQPIENNRFNALPQPVSPSLINDFYTAGTTTTTVKPPTPVRTSSVATFPPPARYTTSSSSETPVSRSSSAFGGSATSKPKPNQPPLALFLYNDGRQSKLSTGDALGGLKNINEIAVLDAFGKNTPKVFIGPSGLAPPKSYSRFDLPYLSSVDLSSNRANRKLEDLPFFVAPLSYKTPGGYSKISLPAPHVGSIVVRQSAAGNSLDHLSGSAGGALYTRPTAASNVQYYTPSTLTFGEGPTSTPKTPLGATGKPAYDADHYTSPTGKPSTSYNTPFNSGNPRHPAAVNEEYFNLAKTKKPTTTTVPPTTANYPFRSYGSTRQFDFRPMPEQKLPPAFYAPEEDDSATTLLATTTTTTTERPTTIQQHFEAERMRTHFREENFRGRRPHHPQTTPSVGQQEAQFVHKFKLVDSVRPKPQAGSSSVVDHGFLDFFGPSSQQQTSSHGDEMVRTTITTSLPGGGSIRNSYYSTGSGLNEDVGPNRHSKYVSTYYSPSTTSAGTTAPTTPVPPTTSQDAFFRDFEHRSKFFEREPKFESAFPTTLGTTSGPSYINKYRYETDTYSDAPRYSVEVITTSEPSTGPPVESTTEQQHYSIPSELPPISANLPGLVNALMDDQWSPKTPGAVAGNTRGSNFRKQLHRTTTQGSEVYDGETITTTTTRRPLQRGRRPHPSRTTPAPDATSGAGEYSSTRAPVSRSRSRYVPNNEERPASRGRSRSRTTTPRGPRKEEENLDYQRDVLKQNYPVIRPQGGSAPNTTPVTSLPPTTVSTTPSTTLQEVYEEPAERLISTTLANEVPQEAAVDPQQQQVTRKYSTYYTEPAFEPEMTAVTTVVPPQTSNYYVPVYSTARSLPTTEEEEEYTRPKEVIPLQRDPEPVVHSVVPLRSAPEAPSGGSPQYQPVTESDEKLTTAYGQLLEDAMELKKLEVPVRPRRPGLVSRQRDPQQTHASRTTTERTTTYRTTTPEPATGPGVGSSRTASGRRPAFVRRPSRLYATTTASPAPTTTAGYGGDQPPVSTQGSYTVRTKNRQDILRGRTRRPTTTTEPTVAATTASPEAPVTRAFGRGSSLRRVSPTLRSRQEQSAAATTQQPTSTPAPQSSSGPRFRIRERTRFNLQPQESQWSTKLNQNSFQPVLKSESRANDLEEQEHVSTEPEPEIVTAARENEMYLLNVSANYGRKESDQEAPAEDSTENSVPSFADLLNDVMKDFIDDSKQQQKPDPESDEKDQVSSEERPQRRPVANFRNNFLRKRSRSKVIDSFETAESQHINQAAHQVYNGPSGYGEPLKSIDQVGFSGKNLPPKDDHTKRTDEQEENTAQEEATVAPAGDEPRETETEEASVELVTVVLPEDAHASQTTTVSPTEEVSTLANAFHTTTTSLPPQQQDRGEVSNTVEPVVEDAEPTVGSAEEDPAADKNVGDGIFADVKKTISDLYEMAEHDAETEEMVDGGVDDVEQDDLQSTDEPLAGGDANGDDDGATATDESPSETQYIAVTAEPPTFVNPMGSLVIPTSVSNGITHETEICYRGRCIKTEDDKRKRKFKLN
- the LOC128722907 gene encoding mRNA turnover protein 4 homolog isoform X2, with protein sequence MPKSKRDKKVSLTKTDRKGLSNKQQIIEDIQQCREKYANVFLFSVQNMRNSKLKDVRTEWKGSRFFFGKNRVMQLGLKLISDDESSAPTKLEKGMELLREQMIGQCGLLFTSESKKTVVEWFESYQVEEFARSGFRATKTVKLEPGPMEDFSHAIEPHLRSLGMPTKLDRGIVTLYKEYTVCEKGKLLTPEQARILKLLNKPMAKFKVIINCCYTKKDGFEEITKRDIESTKKSAEAMSEDEDDDEEDDDDDDDEDEDEDAMEQDDDDEA
- the LOC128722907 gene encoding mRNA turnover protein 4 homolog isoform X1 — encoded protein: MPKSKRDKKVSLTKTDRKGLSNKQQIIEDIQQCREKYANVFLFSVQNMRNSKLKDVRTEWKGSRFFFGKNRVMQLGLKLISDDESSAPTKLEKGMELLREQMIGQCGLLFTSESKKTVVEWFESYQVEEFARSGFRATKTVKLEPGPMEDFSHAIEPHLRSLGMPTKLDRGIVTLYKEYTVCEKGKLLTPEQARILKLLNKPMAKFKVIINCCYTKKDGFEEITKRDIEVSKKTKKKAKQTPAKSTKKSAEAMSEDEDDDEEDDDDDDDEDEDEDAMEQDDDDEA